The Glycine max cultivar Williams 82 chromosome 12, Glycine_max_v4.0, whole genome shotgun sequence genome window below encodes:
- the LOC100792178 gene encoding uncharacterized protein, producing the protein MAHQVMVRPQPAHGHRRRGVGEVAGGVAADCAAVCCCCPCTVVNLVVLAVYKLPKRLVKKAANKRRRRLPKKNSTDVVLLQPQRSSSVDALDFAVGPMFFEEFLKNEKESENEKGKEEEEEEEEEEEEEGLEMEMWARFAGTGFWRSESQRQP; encoded by the coding sequence ATGGCTCACCAAGTCATGGTCCGTCCGCAGCCGGCCCACGGCCACCGGAGACGCGGCGTCGGCGAGGTGGCCGGCGGCGTCGCGGCCGACTGCGCAGCCGTGTGCTGCTGCTGTCCTTGCACGGTCGTCAACCTCGTCGTCCTCGCGGTGTACAAACTCCCCAAGAGACTCGTGAAGAAGGCTGCGAATAAGAGACGGCGCCGTTTGCCGAAGAAGAACAGCACCGACGTCGTGCTGTTGCAGCCGCAGAGATCGAGCAGCGTGGACGCGCTCGACTTCGCGGTGGGGCCCATGTTCTTTGAAGAGTTtctcaagaatgaaaaagagtCCGAGAACGAGAAGGGcaaggaggaagaggaagaggaagaggaagaggaagaagaagaaggattgGAGATGGAGATGTGGGCCCGGTTCGCGGGAACCGGGTTCTGGCGGAGCGAGTCTCAGCGTCAACCCTAA
- the LOC100793234 gene encoding outer envelope protein 61 encodes MFNGMMDPDLMKIAQEQMSRMSPAELARIQQQMMSNPELMRMASESMKNMSAEDFKLAAEQLKHTRPEEMAEIGEKVANASPEEVAAMRSRVDAQIKYQLSAAEMLKKQGNDLHNQGRYNDALKKYMLAKENIKEVPSFQSRKLLLACSLNLMSCYLKTSQYNECIKEGSEVLAYDAKNLKALYRRGQAYKELGLLKDAVSDLSMALEVSPDDDTITELLRDTKEKLAMEGGEHAPRRIVTEEITEVEDVPSGSSLKQSVVQLKKSGDSSKSYSTANNGIPKTKTDSLDALKKDPEAVRSFQNFISNTDPATLASLNAGQFKDVSPDMIKTTSDMVSKMSPEELQRMLDMASSFQGDNPIFRGGSPDSSFNPGSMPPNVTPDMFKAASDMISKMPADDLKRMFEMASSLKGKESTPLAAAVDENERNVSRSNLPSSSTNGTTAFGESSSHNVFSNMRNASQSNFPSSSANLQEQMRNQMKDPAMRKMFTSMVKNMSPEMMANMGEQFGVKLSPEEAAKAQQAMSSLSPESLDKMMLWADRIQRGVESARKTKNWLLGKPGMIFAILMLILAVILHRLGFIGG; translated from the exons ATGTTCAACGGTATGATGGATCCCGATTTGATGAAGATCGCTCAGGAGCAGATGAGTCGCATGTCACCCGCTGAGTTGGCTCGGATCCAACAACAG ATGATGTCTAATCCAGAGCTGATGAGGATGGCCTCGGAGAGCATGAAGAACATGAGTGCTGAAGACTTTAAACTTGCTGCAGAGCAATTAAAGCATACCCGTCCGGAAGAAATGGCCGAGATTGGTGAGAAGGTGGCTAATGCGAGTCCTGAGGAAGTGGCAGCGATGCGATCCCGGGTTGATGCCCAGATCAAATATCAGTTGAGTGCGGCTGAGATGTTGAAGAAGCAG GGAAATGATCTTCATAATCAAGGAAGGTACAATGATGCTTTGAAGAAGTATATGCTT GCTAAGGAAAACATTAAAGAGGTACCATCTTTCCAGAGTAGAAAGCTTCTTTTGGCATGCTCTCTGAACTTGATGTCCTGTTACTTGAAGACAAGCCAGTATAATGAATGCATAAAAGAAGGTTCTGAG GTTTTGGCATATGATGCGAAGAACCTTAAGGCTCTTTATCGAAGAGGTCAAGCTTATAAGGAACTGGGTCTACTAAAA gatGCTGTTTCTGATCTGAGCATGGCACTTGAAGTGTCCCCTGATGATGATACAATTACAGAGCTTTTACG GGATACCAAGGAAAAATTGGCAATGGAAGGTGGTGAGCATGCACCTAGAA GAATAGTAACTGAAGAAATAACTGAAGTTGAGGATGTTCCTTCTGGAAGCTCTTTGAAACAATCGGTGGTTCAACTAAAAAAATCTGGTGACTCCTCTAAGAGTTACAGTACAGCCAACAATGGAATTCCAAAAACAAAGACAGACAGTTTAGATGCATTGAAAAAAGATCCTGAAGCTGTCAG atcATTCCAAAACTTTATTTCAAATACCGATCCTGCCACACTGGCTTCTTTGAATGCTGGACAATTCAAAGATGTGTCTCCAGATATGATTAAAACTACCTCTGATATGGTTAGTAAAATGTCACCTGAGGAACTTCAAAGAATGCTTGACATGGCTTCTTCATTTCAAGGGGATAATCCAATTTTTAGAGGAGGTTCCCCTGATTCTTCTTTCAACCCTGGATCAATGCCTCCAAATGTGACACCTGATATGTTTAAAGCAGCAAGTGATATGATTAGTAAAATGCCAGCAGATGACCTTAAGAGGATGTTTGAAATGGCATCCTCACTGAAAGGGAAAGAATCTACTCCATTAGCAGCAGCAGTAGATGAGAATGAAAGAAATGTTTCCCGGTCAAACTTACCATCATCAAGTACTAATGGAACTACTGCTTTTGGAGAATCAAGTTCTCATAATGTGTTTTCAAATATGAGAAATGCTTCTCAGTCAAACTTCCCTTCCTCAAGTGCCAATCTCCAAGAACAGATGAGAAACCAGATGAAAGATCCAGCTATGCGGAAG ATGTTCACATCCATGGTTAAAAATATGAGCCCGGAAATGATGGCTAACATGGGTGAACAATTTGGTGTTAAGCTTTCACCAGAAGAAGCTGCAAAAGCTCAGCAAGCCATGTCATCCTTATCACCGGAGAGCTTGGATAAAATG ATGCTTTGGGCAGACAGGATTCAAAGAGGAGTTGAATCTGCGAGAAAGACAAAGAACTGGCTGCTAGGGAAACCTGGCATGATCTTTGCTATATTAATGCTCATTTTGGCTGTCATTCTTCACCGGTTAGGCTTCATTGGTGGCTAG